A genomic window from Streptomyces broussonetiae includes:
- a CDS encoding carbohydrate ABC transporter permease, whose translation MPRRPPLRGGRGAAGEIRSAEPRPWTRAPSLDSFRRVFGQHEFGRYFVNSAVVAGSVVISSALIAFLAATAVTRFRFRFRTTLPIMFLVAQMVPVEALTIPLLFLMRDFGQLNTLGSLILPHIAFSLPFAIWMLRGFVKAVPEELEEAAYLDGASRARFLWQILFPLVLPGLVATSVFSFISAWNDFLFAKSFIISDTSQSTLPMALLVFCKPDDPDWGGVMAASTVMTIPVLVFFVLVQRRLVSGLGGAVKD comes from the coding sequence GTGCCCCGCAGACCTCCGCTGCGCGGAGGGCGCGGCGCGGCCGGGGAGATCCGCTCGGCCGAGCCGCGGCCGTGGACCCGGGCGCCGTCGTTGGACTCCTTCAGGCGGGTGTTCGGGCAGCATGAATTCGGCCGCTACTTCGTCAACAGTGCGGTGGTGGCGGGCAGTGTGGTGATCTCCTCGGCGCTGATCGCGTTTCTCGCCGCGACCGCCGTCACACGATTCCGGTTCCGCTTCCGGACCACCTTGCCGATCATGTTCCTGGTGGCCCAGATGGTGCCCGTGGAAGCCCTCACGATCCCGCTGTTGTTCCTCATGCGGGACTTCGGCCAGCTGAACACGCTCGGCTCGCTGATCCTGCCCCACATCGCCTTCTCGCTGCCCTTCGCGATCTGGATGCTGCGGGGGTTCGTGAAAGCCGTTCCCGAGGAGCTGGAGGAGGCCGCGTACCTCGACGGAGCGAGCCGTGCGCGATTCCTCTGGCAGATCCTTTTCCCGCTCGTCCTGCCCGGTCTGGTGGCCACGAGCGTGTTTTCCTTCATCTCGGCCTGGAACGACTTCCTGTTCGCCAAGTCCTTCATCATCAGCGACACCTCACAGTCGACCCTGCCGATGGCCCTGCTGGTGTTCTGCAAACCGGACGACCCGGACTGGGGCGGGGTCATGGCCGCGTCCACGGTGATGACGATTCCGGTGCTGGTCTTCTTCGTACTCGTACAGCGGCGTCTGGTCTCCGGACTGGGCGGAGCGGTAAAGGACTGA
- a CDS encoding DUF3039 domain-containing protein, translating to MSTLEPERGTGTGTLVEPAPQVSHGDGDHERFAHYVQKDKIMASALDGTPVVALCGKVWVPGRDPKKYPVCPMCKEIYESMGSGGDDKSGDKK from the coding sequence ATGAGCACTCTTGAGCCCGAGCGCGGGACTGGTACGGGGACCCTCGTAGAGCCGGCGCCACAGGTGTCCCACGGCGACGGCGACCACGAGCGCTTCGCCCACTACGTCCAGAAGGACAAGATCATGGCGAGCGCCCTCGACGGTACCCCCGTCGTGGCGCTGTGCGGCAAGGTCTGGGTGCCGGGCCGCGACCCGAAGAAGTACCCCGTGTGTCCCATGTGCAAGGAGATCTACGAGTCCATGGGCAGCGGCGGCGACGACAAGAGCGGCGACAAGAAGTAG
- a CDS encoding YqgE/AlgH family protein, which translates to MTEVSSLTGRLLVATPALADPNFDRAVVLLLDHDEEGSLGVVLNRPTPVDVGDILEGWADLAGEPGVVFQGGPVSLDSALGVAVIPGGGAADGAPLGWRRVHGAIGLVDLETPPELLASALGSLRIFAGYAGWGPGQLEDELVEGAWYVVESEPGDVSSPAPERLWREVLRRQRSELAMVATYPDDPSLN; encoded by the coding sequence ATGACCGAGGTGTCCTCGCTCACAGGGCGGCTGCTCGTGGCCACGCCCGCCCTGGCGGACCCGAACTTCGACCGTGCGGTGGTGCTCCTTCTCGACCACGACGAGGAGGGCTCCCTCGGCGTCGTCCTCAACCGTCCCACTCCGGTGGACGTGGGCGACATCCTGGAGGGCTGGGCCGACCTCGCCGGGGAGCCCGGGGTGGTCTTCCAGGGCGGCCCCGTCTCGCTGGACTCGGCGCTCGGCGTCGCGGTGATCCCGGGCGGCGGGGCCGCCGACGGCGCCCCGCTGGGCTGGCGCCGGGTGCACGGCGCGATCGGCCTGGTCGACCTCGAGACCCCGCCTGAGCTGCTCGCCTCGGCCCTCGGCTCCCTGAGAATCTTCGCCGGGTACGCCGGCTGGGGGCCCGGTCAGCTGGAGGACGAACTGGTCGAGGGCGCCTGGTACGTGGTCGAGTCCGAGCCCGGGGACGTCTCCTCACCGGCACCGGAGCGGCTGTGGCGCGAGGTGCTGCGCCGCCAGCGCAGCGAACTGGCGATGGTGGCCACGTATCCGGACGACCCTTCGCTCAACTGA
- a CDS encoding NAD-dependent malic enzyme, whose product MATAPSVSYSMTIRLEVPASGTAVSQLTTAVESSGGSVTGLDVTASGHEKLRIDVTIAATSTAHAEEIVEKLRGIEGVILGKVSDRTFLMHLGGKIEMQSKHPIRNRDDLSMVYTPGVARVCMAIAQNPEDARRLTIKRNSVAVVTDGSAVLGLGNIGPKAALPVMEGKAALFKRFAGIDAWPICLDTQDTDAIVEIVKAIAPGFAGINLEDISAPRCFEIEARLREALDIPVFHDDQHGTAIVVLAALTNALRVAGKAIENIRVVMSGAGAAGTAILKLLLAAGVKNAVVADIHGVVHAGREDLVNAPAGSALRWIADNTNPEGLSGTLKEAVRGADVFIGVSAPNVLDGDDVAAMADGAIVFALANPDPEVDPAIARQTAAVVATGRSDFPNQINNVLVFPGVFRGLLDAQSRTVNTEMMLAAAQALADVVSQDELNPNYIIPSVFNDKVAGAVAGAVREAAKAAGATV is encoded by the coding sequence ATGGCAACGGCGCCCAGCGTCTCCTACTCGATGACCATCCGGTTGGAGGTGCCCGCGAGCGGAACCGCCGTCTCGCAGCTCACCACCGCCGTGGAGTCCTCCGGAGGCTCGGTGACCGGCCTCGACGTCACCGCGTCAGGCCACGAGAAGCTCCGCATCGACGTGACCATCGCGGCCACCTCCACGGCCCACGCCGAGGAGATCGTCGAAAAGCTGCGCGGCATCGAGGGCGTCATCCTCGGCAAGGTCTCCGACCGTACGTTCCTGATGCACCTCGGCGGCAAGATCGAGATGCAGTCCAAGCACCCCATCCGCAACCGTGACGACCTCTCCATGGTCTACACGCCGGGTGTGGCCCGCGTCTGCATGGCGATCGCCCAGAACCCCGAGGACGCCCGCCGCCTGACCATCAAGCGCAACTCCGTTGCGGTTGTGACGGACGGTTCCGCCGTGCTCGGCCTCGGCAACATCGGCCCCAAGGCCGCGCTGCCCGTCATGGAGGGCAAGGCGGCCCTGTTCAAGCGCTTCGCCGGTATCGACGCCTGGCCGATCTGCCTGGACACCCAGGACACCGACGCGATCGTGGAGATCGTCAAGGCGATCGCGCCCGGCTTCGCCGGCATCAACCTCGAGGACATCTCCGCGCCCCGCTGCTTCGAGATCGAGGCCCGGCTGCGCGAGGCCCTCGACATCCCCGTCTTCCACGACGACCAGCACGGCACCGCGATCGTCGTCCTCGCCGCCCTGACCAACGCCCTGCGGGTGGCGGGCAAGGCCATCGAGAACATCCGGGTCGTCATGTCCGGCGCCGGCGCGGCCGGTACGGCCATCCTCAAGCTGCTGCTCGCCGCGGGCGTGAAGAACGCCGTCGTCGCCGACATCCACGGTGTCGTGCACGCCGGCCGCGAGGACCTGGTGAACGCCCCGGCCGGTTCGGCGCTGCGCTGGATCGCCGACAACACCAACCCCGAGGGCCTGAGCGGCACCCTGAAGGAGGCCGTGCGCGGCGCCGACGTCTTCATCGGCGTCTCCGCCCCGAACGTCCTCGACGGCGACGACGTGGCCGCCATGGCCGACGGCGCCATCGTGTTCGCGCTCGCGAACCCCGACCCCGAGGTGGACCCGGCGATCGCCCGTCAGACGGCGGCCGTCGTGGCCACCGGCCGCTCCGACTTCCCGAACCAGATCAACAACGTGCTGGTCTTCCCGGGTGTCTTCCGCGGCCTGCTGGACGCCCAGTCCCGCACCGTCAACACCGAGATGATGCTCGCTGCCGCGCAGGCCCTCGCGGACGTGGTCAGCCAGGACGAGCTGAACCCGAACTACATCATCCCGAGCGTCTTCAACGACAAGGTGGCGGGCGCCGTCGCCGGTGCCGTCCGCGAGGCCGCGAAGGCCGCGGGCGCGACCGTCTAG
- a CDS encoding 2Fe-2S iron-sulfur cluster-binding protein → MTDDQHGEGTPQGGGRWDPLPQGDYDDGATAFVKLPEGGIDALLSGDSPLAAPGHGYVPPRITAAPGTGDPAAPGTWAAPASGTEWPDPNAVAQAPGADDRFTYEPAATQQWTFEEPAAPAAPGHDVTGQWSIPVAGGDLPDESGEFTTSSLVEQWGGTPPPTLPGGAPAPWAAQDPGRPWGHPEDRQPPAHPLPDHTGAHPAGGAAAQGYVPQEPYARDESYATDERYATDERYATDERYAHDAAGHDPAGHGRAERGPAGHGPVGHADAGPARTGHAEAVHADAAPVRAGRPAEFAEFTEPAAPAGITAPPAEPEAAPDANGHGPAQAPERLADGPAGHEDPATPAAGPRAATTPVTPAAVDAEATAAPATPEDLPAVAGDEDAAAPEHPADAPGAAVPAADDTPGGDTEAAGDEAAREAAVAEKHTAPLPPGDDHPLASYVLRVNSTDRPVTDAWIGESLLYVLRERLGLAGAKDGCSQGECGACNVQVDGRLVASCLVPAVTAAGSEVRTVEGLAADGRPSDVQRALARCGAVQCGFCVPGMAMTVHDLLEGNPAPTELEARQALCGNLCRCSGYRGVLQAVQEVVAEREASHAAEGTDTEEARIPHQAGPGSGGVHPSAFEAPGAFDTPQPAPGGYGGTPDPYGSPEPYGTPGPHDPRDQHYGQDGGQV, encoded by the coding sequence GTGACCGACGACCAGCACGGAGAGGGCACGCCCCAGGGCGGCGGCCGCTGGGACCCGCTGCCCCAGGGCGACTACGACGACGGCGCCACCGCCTTCGTCAAGCTCCCCGAGGGCGGCATCGACGCCCTGCTGTCCGGCGACAGCCCGCTGGCCGCGCCGGGTCACGGCTATGTGCCGCCGCGGATAACAGCCGCCCCCGGCACGGGAGATCCGGCCGCGCCCGGCACCTGGGCCGCGCCCGCGAGCGGCACCGAGTGGCCCGACCCGAACGCCGTGGCCCAGGCGCCGGGCGCGGACGACCGGTTCACCTACGAGCCCGCCGCCACCCAGCAGTGGACCTTCGAGGAGCCCGCGGCCCCGGCCGCCCCCGGGCACGACGTCACCGGGCAGTGGTCCATCCCCGTCGCCGGTGGTGACCTTCCGGACGAATCGGGCGAGTTCACCACGTCCTCCCTGGTCGAGCAGTGGGGCGGCACCCCGCCGCCCACCCTGCCCGGCGGCGCGCCCGCACCCTGGGCGGCACAGGACCCCGGCCGCCCCTGGGGCCATCCCGAGGACCGGCAGCCCCCTGCCCACCCGCTGCCCGACCACACCGGAGCGCACCCGGCGGGTGGCGCGGCGGCACAGGGGTACGTGCCGCAGGAGCCGTACGCGAGGGACGAGTCGTACGCGACGGACGAGCGGTACGCGACGGACGAGCGGTACGCGACGGACGAGCGGTACGCGCACGATGCGGCCGGTCACGATCCGGCCGGTCACGGCAGAGCCGAGCGCGGTCCGGCCGGTCACGGTCCGGTGGGGCACGCGGATGCCGGCCCTGCGCGGACCGGGCACGCGGAGGCCGTGCACGCGGACGCCGCCCCCGTTCGGGCCGGTCGCCCGGCGGAGTTCGCCGAGTTCACCGAGCCCGCGGCTCCTGCCGGAATCACGGCGCCCCCCGCCGAGCCGGAAGCGGCGCCGGACGCGAACGGTCACGGCCCCGCGCAAGCCCCTGAGCGCCTCGCTGACGGCCCCGCGGGCCACGAGGACCCGGCAACCCCGGCCGCGGGACCGCGGGCCGCCACAACGCCCGTCACGCCCGCCGCGGTCGACGCGGAGGCAACGGCCGCCCCGGCGACGCCGGAAGACCTGCCCGCGGTAGCCGGGGACGAGGACGCCGCGGCGCCGGAACACCCCGCCGACGCGCCCGGAGCCGCCGTACCGGCAGCCGACGACACGCCCGGGGGCGACACCGAGGCCGCCGGTGACGAGGCCGCGCGCGAGGCGGCCGTGGCCGAGAAGCACACCGCGCCGCTCCCGCCCGGCGACGACCACCCCCTCGCCTCCTACGTGTTGCGCGTCAACAGCACCGACCGCCCCGTCACCGACGCCTGGATCGGTGAGTCGCTGCTCTACGTCCTGCGTGAACGGCTCGGCCTCGCCGGTGCCAAGGACGGCTGCTCGCAGGGCGAGTGCGGGGCCTGCAACGTCCAGGTCGACGGCCGTCTGGTCGCCTCCTGCCTGGTCCCCGCGGTCACCGCGGCCGGCAGCGAGGTGCGCACCGTCGAGGGCCTCGCCGCCGACGGGCGGCCCTCCGACGTCCAGCGTGCGCTCGCCCGCTGCGGCGCCGTCCAGTGCGGCTTCTGCGTGCCGGGCATGGCGATGACCGTGCACGATCTGCTGGAGGGCAATCCGGCGCCGACCGAGCTGGAGGCCCGGCAGGCGCTGTGCGGCAATCTGTGCCGCTGCTCCGGCTACCGGGGCGTCCTGCAGGCCGTCCAGGAGGTCGTCGCCGAACGCGAGGCGTCGCACGCCGCCGAGGGGACGGACACGGAGGAAGCGCGCATCCCGCACCAGGCGGGCCCCGGCTCCGGCGGTGTCCACCCGTCGGCGTTCGAGGCGCCCGGCGCGTTCGACACGCCGCAGCCCGCTCCCGGTGGCTACGGCGGCACACCGGATCCCTACGGCTCGCCCGAGCCGTACGGCACCCCGGGACCGCACGACCCGCGCGACCAGCACTACGGCCAGGACGGAGGTCAGGTGTGA
- a CDS encoding beta-N-acetylhexosaminidase produces the protein MVDVIPAPVSVVGNSSGLTRLDGNTALQALPGTEGTARWLRATVGAATGLPFPDGPDRPHRIVLGIDPGLPPEGYRLVSDAWPIRIEGGSPAGVFWGAQTFRQLLGADAFRRAPLRPERAWEVPAVAVEDGPRFRWRGLLLDVARHFMPKEGVLRYLDLMAAHKLNVFHFHLTDDQGWRIEIKRYPELTGTASWRARSKFGHRASPLWEEKPHGGYYTQDDIREIVAYAAERHIAVVPEIDVPGHSQAAIAAYPELGNTDVIDTTALRVWDNWGISSNVLAPTDTTLRFYEGVFEEVLELFPADAAEFSTFVHVGGDECRKEQWTESVTAKTRIADLGLTDEDALQSWFIGHFDAWLAARGRRLIGWDEILEGGLAEGAAVSSWRGYGGGIAAARAGHDVVMCPEQYVYLDHRQAPGEDEPVPIGFVRTLEDVYRFEPVPDGLTEAEARHVLGTQANVWTEVLEDAARVDYQTFPRLAAFAEVAWSRLPAPAERDFAGFERRMAAHYARLDALGVAYRPPAGPRPWQKRPGVPGRPIEGAPPNK, from the coding sequence ATGGTTGATGTGATTCCCGCGCCGGTGAGCGTCGTCGGCAACTCGTCCGGCCTCACGCGTCTCGACGGCAACACCGCGCTTCAGGCACTGCCGGGCACGGAGGGCACCGCGCGCTGGCTGCGGGCCACCGTGGGCGCGGCGACAGGCCTGCCGTTCCCGGACGGCCCCGACCGCCCGCACCGGATCGTGCTGGGCATCGATCCCGGCCTGCCGCCCGAGGGCTACCGGCTGGTCAGCGACGCGTGGCCGATCCGCATCGAGGGCGGCAGCCCGGCCGGCGTCTTCTGGGGCGCCCAGACCTTCCGTCAGCTGCTGGGCGCCGACGCCTTCCGCCGGGCGCCGCTGCGGCCGGAGCGGGCCTGGGAGGTGCCGGCCGTCGCCGTCGAGGACGGCCCGCGATTCCGCTGGCGCGGTCTTCTCCTCGATGTCGCCCGGCACTTCATGCCCAAGGAAGGCGTGCTGCGCTACCTCGACCTCATGGCCGCGCACAAACTCAACGTCTTCCACTTCCATCTGACCGACGACCAGGGCTGGCGCATCGAGATCAAGCGCTATCCGGAGCTGACCGGGACCGCCTCCTGGCGGGCGCGGTCGAAATTCGGTCACCGGGCCTCCCCGCTGTGGGAGGAGAAGCCGCACGGGGGCTACTACACCCAGGACGACATCCGGGAGATCGTCGCCTACGCCGCCGAGCGGCATATCGCCGTCGTCCCGGAAATCGACGTACCGGGCCACTCGCAGGCCGCCATCGCCGCGTACCCGGAACTCGGCAACACCGACGTCATCGACACCACCGCCCTGAGGGTCTGGGACAACTGGGGGATCTCCTCCAACGTACTCGCCCCCACCGACACCACCCTGCGCTTCTACGAGGGGGTGTTCGAGGAAGTCCTGGAGCTGTTCCCGGCGGACGCCGCGGAGTTCTCCACGTTCGTGCACGTCGGCGGCGACGAATGCCGCAAGGAACAGTGGACCGAGTCGGTCACCGCCAAGACCCGGATCGCGGATCTCGGGCTCACCGACGAGGACGCCCTGCAGTCGTGGTTCATCGGGCACTTCGACGCGTGGCTCGCCGCGCGCGGGCGGCGGCTGATCGGCTGGGACGAAATCCTGGAGGGCGGACTCGCCGAGGGCGCGGCGGTGTCCTCCTGGCGCGGCTACGGCGGCGGGATCGCGGCCGCGCGGGCCGGCCACGACGTCGTCATGTGCCCGGAGCAGTACGTGTACCTGGACCACCGTCAGGCCCCGGGCGAGGACGAACCGGTGCCCATCGGCTTCGTGCGCACCCTGGAGGACGTCTACCGGTTCGAACCCGTCCCGGACGGGCTCACCGAGGCCGAGGCCCGGCATGTGCTGGGCACCCAGGCCAACGTCTGGACCGAGGTGCTGGAGGACGCCGCGCGCGTGGACTACCAGACCTTCCCCCGGCTCGCCGCCTTCGCCGAGGTGGCCTGGAGCCGGCTGCCCGCCCCCGCGGAACGGGACTTCGCCGGTTTCGAGCGCCGTATGGCCGCCCATTACGCGCGACTTGACGCCCTGGGGGTCGCCTATCGGCCACCCGCCGGGCCCCGGCCGTGGCAGAAACGCCCCGGTGTCCCCGGCCGTCCGATCGAGGGGGCGCCGCCGAACAAGTGA
- the murA gene encoding UDP-N-acetylglucosamine 1-carboxyvinyltransferase, whose amino-acid sequence MTVNDDVLLVHGGTPLEGEIRVRGAKNLVPKAMVAALLGSAPSRLRNVPDIRDVRVVRGLLQLHGVTVRPGEEPGELILDPTRVESANVADIDAHAGSSRIPILFCGPLLHRLGHAFIPGLGGCDIGGRPIDFHFDVLRQFGATIEKRADGQYLEAPKGLRGTKIRLPYPSVGTTEQVLLTAVMAEGVTELSNAAVEPEIEDLICVLQKMGAIIAMDTDRTIRITGVESLGGYTHRALPDRLEAASWASAALATNGNIYVRGAQQRSMMTFLNTYRKVGGAFEIDDEGIRFWHPGGQLKSIALETDVHPGFQTDWQQPLVVALTQATGLSIIHETVYESRLGFTSALNQMGAHIQLYRECLGGSDCRFGQRNFLHSAVVSGPTRLQGADLVIPDLRGGFSYLIAALAAEGTSRVHGIELINRGYENFMDKLVELGAKVELPGKALG is encoded by the coding sequence ATGACCGTCAACGACGATGTCCTGCTTGTCCACGGCGGAACCCCGCTCGAGGGCGAGATCCGTGTCCGCGGTGCGAAGAACCTCGTGCCGAAGGCCATGGTCGCCGCCCTGCTGGGCAGTGCGCCGAGCCGACTGCGCAATGTTCCGGACATCCGTGACGTGCGCGTCGTGCGTGGCCTGCTCCAGCTGCACGGGGTGACGGTCCGTCCGGGCGAGGAGCCCGGCGAGCTGATCCTGGACCCGACGCGCGTCGAGAGCGCCAACGTGGCCGACATCGATGCCCACGCCGGTTCCAGCCGTATCCCGATCCTCTTCTGCGGTCCCCTGCTGCACCGTCTCGGCCACGCGTTCATCCCGGGCCTCGGCGGCTGTGACATCGGCGGCCGGCCCATCGACTTCCACTTCGACGTGCTGCGGCAGTTCGGCGCGACGATCGAGAAGCGGGCCGACGGGCAGTACCTGGAGGCCCCCAAGGGCCTGCGCGGCACGAAGATCCGGCTGCCGTACCCGTCCGTCGGCACGACCGAGCAGGTGCTGCTGACGGCCGTCATGGCCGAGGGCGTCACGGAGTTGTCCAACGCGGCTGTCGAGCCGGAGATCGAGGACCTCATCTGCGTGCTGCAGAAGATGGGCGCGATCATCGCGATGGACACCGACCGCACGATCCGCATCACCGGTGTGGAGAGCCTCGGCGGCTACACCCACCGTGCCCTGCCGGACCGCCTGGAGGCCGCGTCCTGGGCGTCGGCCGCGCTCGCGACCAACGGCAACATCTACGTCCGCGGCGCCCAGCAGCGTTCGATGATGACGTTCCTGAACACCTACCGGAAGGTGGGCGGTGCCTTCGAGATCGACGACGAGGGCATCCGCTTCTGGCACCCCGGCGGCCAGCTCAAGTCCATCGCGCTCGAGACGGACGTGCACCCCGGCTTCCAGACGGACTGGCAGCAGCCGCTGGTGGTGGCCCTGACGCAGGCCACGGGCCTGTCCATCATCCACGAGACGGTCTACGAGTCCCGCCTGGGCTTCACCTCCGCGCTGAACCAGATGGGTGCCCACATCCAGCTCTACCGCGAGTGCCTGGGCGGCTCGGACTGCCGTTTCGGCCAGCGGAACTTCCTGCACTCGGCGGTCGTCTCCGGCCCGACCAGGCTGCAGGGCGCCGACCTCGTCATCCCCGACCTGCGCGGCGGCTTCTCGTACCTGATCGCGGCCCTGGCCGCCGAGGGCACCTCCCGGGTCCACGGCATCGAACTCATCAACCGCGGCTACGAGAACTTCATGGACAAGCTCGTGGAACTCGGCGCGAAGGTCGAGCTGCCGGGCAAGGCGCTCGGCTAG
- a CDS encoding FAD binding domain-containing protein: MTTHAPQAAQAVTLPTTLDEAVAALGAMPTAVPVAGGTDLMAAVNSGQLRPAALVGLGRISEIRGWQYQDGHALLGAGLTHARMGRPDFAALIPALAAAARAAGPPHIRNAGTLGGNIASAAPTGDALPVLAALEATLIIAGPGGARREMPVSHLLAGMEMLRGGELIGYVRVPLLHAPQVFLKATGRTGPGRALASVALVLDPARRGVRCAVGAIAPMPLRPLEAEEWVAQLIDWDNDRALVPEALNAFGEYVAAACIPDQAPESDGSVPALPPAVLHLRRTVAALARRALGRALS; this comes from the coding sequence TTGACCACGCACGCACCGCAGGCGGCGCAGGCCGTCACGCTGCCCACGACGCTGGACGAGGCGGTGGCGGCCCTCGGGGCCATGCCCACCGCCGTGCCCGTCGCGGGCGGCACCGACCTGATGGCCGCCGTCAACTCCGGCCAGCTCAGGCCCGCCGCCCTGGTGGGCCTCGGGCGGATCAGCGAGATCCGCGGCTGGCAGTACCAGGACGGCCACGCGCTGCTCGGCGCGGGCCTCACGCACGCGCGGATGGGCCGCCCCGACTTCGCGGCCCTGATCCCGGCGCTCGCCGCCGCCGCGCGCGCCGCGGGCCCGCCGCACATCCGCAACGCCGGCACCCTGGGCGGCAACATCGCCTCGGCCGCCCCCACCGGGGACGCGCTGCCGGTGCTGGCCGCCCTGGAAGCCACGCTGATCATCGCGGGCCCGGGCGGAGCCCGCCGCGAGATGCCGGTGTCGCACCTGCTGGCCGGCATGGAAATGCTCCGCGGCGGCGAACTCATCGGCTACGTGCGCGTACCGCTGCTGCACGCCCCGCAGGTCTTCCTGAAGGCGACCGGACGCACCGGGCCGGGCCGCGCGCTGGCCTCCGTGGCCCTCGTCCTCGACCCCGCCCGGCGCGGAGTGCGGTGCGCCGTCGGTGCCATAGCGCCGATGCCGCTCAGGCCGCTGGAGGCCGAGGAGTGGGTCGCGCAGCTGATCGACTGGGACAACGACCGCGCGCTCGTGCCGGAGGCCCTGAACGCCTTCGGCGAGTACGTGGCCGCGGCCTGCATCCCGGACCAGGCACCGGAGTCCGACGGCTCGGTACCCGCACTTCCGCCCGCCGTACTGCACCTGCGGCGCACCGTCGCCGCGCTGGCCCGACGAGCACTGGGGAGGGCGCTGTCGTGA
- a CDS encoding HU family DNA-binding protein — protein sequence MNRSELVAALADRAEVTRKDADAVLAAFAETVGEIVAKGDEKVTIPGFLTFERTHRAARTARNPQTGEPINIPAGYSVKVTAGSKLKEAAKGK from the coding sequence ATGAACCGCAGTGAGCTGGTGGCCGCGCTGGCCGACCGCGCCGAGGTGACCCGCAAGGACGCCGACGCCGTGCTGGCCGCGTTCGCCGAGACCGTCGGCGAGATCGTCGCCAAGGGCGACGAGAAGGTCACCATCCCCGGCTTCCTGACCTTCGAGCGCACCCACCGTGCCGCTCGCACCGCGCGCAACCCGCAGACCGGCGAGCCGATCAACATCCCCGCCGGCTACAGCGTGAAGGTCACCGCGGGCAGCAAGCTCAAGGAAGCGGCCAAGGGCAAGTAA